Proteins encoded within one genomic window of Nitrospirota bacterium:
- a CDS encoding PTS sugar transporter subunit IIB → MIVLSRIDDRLIHGQVVEGWVNYLKATCIFVADDRVASNAFQRSIMELSVPQGLRVAIGRIEDICSQVRAAALNTDRIILLFSNPADVLRAIKSGLDCREINIGGMHYVPGKRKLMDVLAVDDEDLAALKELAAMGIRVTIQTVPTQRPVALEKVFTVCHV, encoded by the coding sequence ATGATAGTATTGAGCCGCATCGATGACCGCCTGATCCATGGCCAGGTGGTGGAGGGCTGGGTAAATTATTTAAAGGCGACCTGTATTTTTGTTGCCGACGACCGGGTTGCGTCAAACGCTTTCCAGCGTTCCATCATGGAACTCTCCGTGCCTCAGGGATTGAGAGTTGCCATCGGCCGGATTGAGGACATTTGCAGTCAGGTGCGCGCCGCGGCGCTCAATACCGACCGCATCATCCTGCTGTTCTCGAATCCCGCCGACGTCCTTCGGGCCATAAAGTCAGGATTGGACTGCCGGGAGATCAATATCGGCGGCATGCACTATGTGCCGGGAAAACGCAAGCTCATGGATGTGCTTGCGGTCGATGACGAGGATCTGGCGGCGCTCAAGGAGCTTGCCGCGATGGGTATCAGGGTCACTATCCAGACGGTCCCGACCCAGCGGCCTGTGGCGCTCGAAAAGGTATTCACGGTCTGCCATGTCTGA
- a CDS encoding radical SAM protein translates to MIIKEIQAKSILSKSQIYDYALNAYVGCQHTCVYCYAKFMKRFTGHREPWGNFVDIKINAPELLFHEVKKKKIGRVWISGVCDAYQPVEKKYLITRKCLEILVEHGWPCTIQTKSPLVVRDIDILKRSVDCEVGFTITTADEKIRKIFEPGAPPIAKRVEALAILHAEGIKTFVMVAPLLPGAEGLVDLLKGKVDHVLIDRLNYHYADWAYKKHGMQGAMDDSFFEQKGEDLGIAFEEEGIVCSKLF, encoded by the coding sequence ATGATCATCAAAGAGATACAGGCAAAAAGCATCCTGTCGAAGTCACAGATCTATGACTATGCCTTGAATGCGTACGTTGGATGTCAGCATACGTGCGTCTACTGCTACGCCAAATTCATGAAGAGATTTACAGGACACCGTGAACCATGGGGGAATTTTGTCGATATAAAGATCAATGCCCCCGAATTGCTGTTTCATGAGGTGAAGAAAAAGAAAATCGGAAGGGTCTGGATAAGCGGGGTATGTGATGCGTATCAACCTGTGGAAAAGAAATACCTGATCACGAGGAAATGCCTCGAGATCCTCGTGGAACATGGCTGGCCGTGTACCATCCAGACCAAATCCCCGCTGGTGGTAAGGGACATCGATATACTGAAGAGGTCAGTCGATTGCGAGGTTGGGTTCACCATAACCACCGCGGACGAAAAGATAAGGAAAATATTCGAGCCGGGCGCGCCGCCAATAGCCAAAAGGGTCGAGGCATTGGCGATCCTTCACGCGGAAGGGATAAAGACCTTTGTCATGGTTGCTCCCTTGCTTCCCGGCGCCGAGGGGCTGGTTGATCTCCTGAAAGGCAAGGTGGACCATGTCCTCATCGACCGGTTGAATTATCATTATGCGGACTGGGCGTATAAAAAACACGGGATGCAAGGGGCCATGGACGATAGTTTCTTCGAACAAAAGGGCGAGGACCTGGGAATTGCATTTGAAGAGGAAGGCATTGTCTGCAGTAAGTTGTTTTGA
- the glyQ gene encoding glycine--tRNA ligase subunit alpha, with translation MTFQDLILTLQNYWASKGCVIHQPYDTEVGAGTFHPATFLRVLGPEPWKAAYVQPSRRPTDGRYGENPNRLQHYYQFQVILKPHPENVQELYLESLVQLGINPLKHDIRFVEDDWESPTLGAWGLGWEVWLDGMEVTQFTYFQQVGGIDLKPVSAELTYGVERLAMYLQGVNNVYDLEWTKGVKYGDIHHDTEVQFSKYNFELSDREMLFRQFEAYERESGKLIKAGVVFPAYDYCLKCSHTFNLLDAAGAISVTERTGYIGRVRKLARLCAHAYLADREAKGFPMLKR, from the coding sequence TTGACATTTCAGGACCTTATTCTCACGTTACAGAACTACTGGGCCTCGAAGGGCTGTGTCATTCATCAACCGTATGATACTGAGGTCGGCGCAGGGACCTTCCATCCCGCCACCTTTCTTCGCGTTCTCGGCCCTGAACCGTGGAAAGCGGCTTACGTCCAGCCCTCACGCAGGCCCACGGACGGGCGCTACGGCGAGAATCCCAATCGCCTGCAGCACTACTACCAGTTCCAGGTGATCCTGAAGCCCCATCCGGAAAATGTCCAGGAACTCTATCTCGAGAGCCTTGTTCAACTCGGCATCAATCCCCTGAAGCACGATATCCGTTTTGTCGAGGACGACTGGGAATCACCAACGCTCGGGGCCTGGGGCCTCGGGTGGGAGGTATGGCTTGACGGCATGGAGGTGACCCAGTTCACCTATTTCCAGCAGGTGGGCGGCATCGATCTTAAACCTGTTTCCGCCGAGCTTACCTATGGTGTGGAACGACTTGCCATGTATCTTCAGGGCGTGAACAATGTGTATGACCTCGAATGGACCAAGGGCGTGAAGTACGGCGATATCCACCATGACACGGAAGTTCAGTTCTCGAAATATAACTTCGAACTTTCGGACCGGGAGATGCTTTTCCGGCAGTTCGAGGCTTATGAGCGGGAAAGCGGGAAGCTTATCAAGGCGGGGGTCGTGTTCCCGGCTTATGATTATTGTCTCAAGTGCTCTCACACCTTCAACCTGCTGGATGCCGCCGGCGCGATCAGCGTGACCGAGCGCACGGGCTACATCGGACGCGTGCGGAAGCTCGCGCGTTTGTGCGCCCATGCGTACCTGGCGGACCGCGAGGCGAAGGGGTTTCCGATGTTGAAAAGATGA
- a CDS encoding PTS system mannose/fructose/sorbose family transporter subunit IID → MNDVHKGISARDLFGVFRRALLIQASWSFELMQSLGFAFAIEPVLRKLYPEQAEYESRLRIHLEYFNTQPYFASFILGAVVRIEEDRSFGRKVSEDVSSLKSALMAPLGALGDTFFWGALKPFTAVVAVALLMTGHWWAPLLFLVFYNVWHVGLRAGMLFWGYRSGGDAMALMARHSLMNIAKRLKLITLTVLGGIIGMVPDWRTEFQPAVSMPLLQMAFVWLVVSLILVVILRRGGSPIKLMLGLAALCLALSYAGVIE, encoded by the coding sequence GTGAACGACGTTCATAAGGGAATAAGCGCTCGTGACCTGTTCGGAGTGTTTCGAAGGGCATTGCTGATCCAGGCGTCATGGAGCTTCGAACTTATGCAGTCGCTTGGCTTCGCGTTTGCCATCGAACCCGTGCTGAGAAAGCTTTATCCGGAACAAGCCGAATACGAATCCCGGCTGCGTATCCATCTGGAGTATTTCAATACCCAGCCGTACTTTGCTTCTTTCATCCTGGGTGCAGTCGTCAGGATCGAGGAGGACCGGTCATTCGGCAGGAAGGTGAGTGAAGACGTCTCCAGCCTGAAGTCGGCGCTTATGGCGCCGCTGGGCGCGCTCGGAGACACCTTCTTCTGGGGCGCGCTCAAGCCGTTTACGGCAGTCGTGGCCGTCGCGCTGCTCATGACCGGACACTGGTGGGCGCCGCTCCTGTTTCTGGTGTTCTACAATGTGTGGCATGTAGGCCTCAGGGCCGGCATGCTGTTCTGGGGGTACCGGAGCGGCGGTGATGCCATGGCGCTCATGGCAAGGCACAGTCTGATGAACATCGCAAAACGGTTGAAACTGATCACGCTTACCGTTCTCGGAGGCATTATCGGGATGGTCCCGGACTGGAGGACGGAATTCCAGCCGGCCGTCAGTATGCCGCTCCTGCAGATGGCGTTCGTGTGGCTGGTTGTCTCCCTGATACTGGTTGTGATTCTGCGGCGGGGCGGTTCGCCGATAAAACTTATGCTGGGGCTGGCAGCGCTCTGTCTTGCCCTGTCTTACGCGGGAGTCATTGAATGA
- the cobD gene encoding threonine-phosphate decarboxylase CobD, giving the protein MQNTETEIDTMINAEVIARKTIRTHGGNIYEAARRYGYAESKILDFSSNMNPLGPSSAAKRAAKKAISSIGRYPDPDLLELRTAIARYFGIKSGHVICGNGSNALIHLIPRVFRPKKVLIPFPTFTEYAVAVEDAGGEVVPFSLLEREGFRVDPLEMSFALKDVDMAFLCNPNNPTGPIVPKAEMLEIARFALQHGVRLVVDEAFMDFDFMDSDSIIKEAVESSHLICLRTFTAFFGMPGLQIGYAVSDEKTIAVLRDRQEPWTVSIPSEQAAIAALGDWPYIKKTRRLIEKERGRLLSALRILPGVETFPCAANFILIKITSLDVPTFINKLGERGILVRDCSSFPGLDGRYIRIAVRTWWDNRRLIKAFRELLVR; this is encoded by the coding sequence GTGCAGAATACGGAAACAGAAATCGATACTATGATAAATGCCGAGGTGATCGCTCGGAAGACGATTCGAACCCACGGCGGGAATATCTACGAGGCGGCACGGCGCTACGGTTATGCGGAGAGCAAGATCCTCGATTTCAGCTCGAACATGAATCCCCTGGGGCCGTCGTCGGCCGCGAAACGGGCGGCGAAAAAAGCGATTTCTTCCATCGGCCGCTATCCCGACCCTGACCTGCTTGAGTTGCGCACGGCGATCGCGCGGTATTTCGGCATAAAATCAGGACACGTCATCTGCGGCAACGGCTCGAACGCTCTCATCCACCTCATCCCGCGCGTTTTCAGGCCAAAGAAGGTATTGATACCATTTCCGACCTTTACGGAATACGCTGTCGCGGTGGAAGACGCGGGCGGCGAAGTTGTTCCGTTTTCTCTCCTGGAGCGTGAAGGTTTCCGGGTGGACCCCCTGGAGATGTCCTTTGCGCTCAAAGATGTGGATATGGCCTTCCTCTGCAATCCAAACAACCCGACCGGCCCGATCGTCCCCAAAGCGGAGATGCTCGAGATCGCGCGGTTTGCGCTCCAGCACGGGGTGCGGCTGGTAGTGGACGAAGCTTTCATGGACTTCGACTTCATGGACTCAGATTCGATCATCAAAGAAGCCGTGGAATCGTCCCATCTCATCTGTCTGAGGACCTTTACCGCGTTCTTCGGCATGCCGGGACTCCAGATCGGATACGCCGTGTCCGATGAGAAGACCATTGCGGTCCTGCGTGACCGGCAGGAACCGTGGACCGTGAGCATCCCTTCGGAACAGGCCGCGATCGCGGCCCTGGGCGATTGGCCCTATATCAAGAAAACCCGCCGGCTGATCGAGAAAGAGCGCGGACGTCTTCTCTCCGCCCTCAGGATCCTGCCCGGCGTGGAGACCTTCCCCTGCGCGGCGAATTTCATCCTCATTAAGATCACCTCCCTGGACGTGCCGACGTTCATCAATAAACTCGGCGAACGCGGGATTCTTGTCCGGGACTGCTCTTCCTTTCCCGGGCTCGACGGACGCTATATCAGGATCGCGGTGCGGACCTGGTGGGACAACAGGCGTCTTATCAAGGCGTTCAGAGAATTGCTGGTGCGGTAA
- the rapZ gene encoding RNase adapter RapZ, whose amino-acid sequence MNRTHLVIVTGLSGSGRSATLKAFEDMGFNCVDNLPLALLSAFVEFARGSEEASRSAIGIDIREKGFPERFPALYRDLKTQGITIEMLFLDASDQAIVRRFSETRRPHPLARGATALLDGIREERTVLAEVRKLADRIIDTTDYTVHDLRQAIERQYAAGDAGRPMVITLLTFGYKFGVPYDLDLLFDLRFLPNPHFVPALRPRTGEDPGVREYIMAQPDSTEFLARLQGFIEYLLPRYRREGKSYLTIGFGCTGGRHRSIAVSLMIAERLRLSGYEVIIKHRDRGV is encoded by the coding sequence ATGAATCGTACGCACCTGGTGATCGTTACGGGCCTTTCCGGCTCAGGCCGGAGCGCAACGCTGAAGGCCTTCGAAGACATGGGGTTCAACTGCGTGGACAACCTCCCCCTCGCGCTGCTTTCCGCGTTCGTTGAGTTCGCCCGGGGATCGGAGGAGGCCTCCCGTTCGGCTATCGGTATCGATATCCGGGAAAAAGGCTTCCCCGAAAGGTTTCCGGCCCTTTACCGGGATCTGAAGACCCAGGGCATCACCATTGAAATGCTTTTCCTGGACGCTTCGGACCAGGCCATCGTGCGGCGTTTCAGTGAGACAAGAAGACCTCATCCTCTGGCGCGGGGAGCGACAGCGTTGTTGGACGGTATTCGAGAGGAACGGACGGTGCTTGCCGAGGTCAGGAAACTGGCTGACCGGATCATCGATACCACGGACTACACGGTCCATGATCTTCGTCAGGCGATAGAGCGGCAGTACGCCGCGGGAGACGCCGGCCGGCCCATGGTGATTACCCTGCTTACGTTCGGGTACAAATTCGGCGTCCCCTACGACCTCGACCTCCTGTTCGATCTGCGGTTCCTGCCGAACCCGCATTTTGTGCCTGCGCTCCGGCCCCGGACGGGGGAAGATCCGGGGGTCAGGGAGTACATCATGGCGCAACCCGATTCCACGGAGTTTCTTGCCAGGCTCCAGGGATTTATCGAGTACCTCCTGCCGCGCTACCGGCGCGAGGGGAAAAGCTATCTCACGATCGGATTCGGATGCACGGGCGGCAGGCACCGGTCGATCGCGGTCTCACTGATGATCGCGGAGCGTCTCAGACTGAGTGGTTACGAGGTCATTATTAAACATAGGGACAGGGGAGTGTGA
- the glyS gene encoding glycine--tRNA ligase subunit beta produces MSKEFLLEIGTEEIPSRFVIPALEKMRELFTALLASGRVASRGDLKVYGTPRRLVLYVPEMDERQADISKEVTGPPRKIAFDAEGNPTKAATVFAGKNGIPVSALAIKNTDKGEYVVARIDEKGGDTAAWLKQALPGFILSIPFQKTMRWMDKDIRFARPIHWVLALWGGSVVDFELGGIRSGSLSRGHRFMSPGAFLVKDFKSYAAQIEPNFVVIDPEVRKQRIITQIQDLAKAQGGAVLDDPGLVDEVANLVEFPVAVMGTFNKDYLRVPKEVLIMAMREHQRYFSVVAPDGSLLPCFITISNTRAEDMEIIRAGNERVLAARLSDAAYFFDHDSRIPLHQHVEGLNKVTYQEKLGTTFDKTMRVKTLSAYLAGLFNSDVKVAERAAELCKADLLTGVVGEFPKLQGVMGRQYALLSGEDPRVADAILEHYLPRFAGDKLPGTLEGVCVGIADRIDTITGCFSVGLIPSGSEDPYGLRRQSVAILNMLLERGLRLSLADLIAEACKAYDLAKQDKSRVGSDTLDFFRQRVAGILSAEGIRSDVVDAALSVGFDDPLIAREKVRALDGLRMSEDYQPLVTALKRAGNILPKDFTGTVKKSVLKLDAEKALHAAFTEIKDRVKEKTAKLDFRGALADIASLRRPVDDFFDTVMVMDKDDEVKENRLALLAGVTGLFAGIADFSRLVLGTEETKNT; encoded by the coding sequence TTGTCCAAAGAATTCTTATTAGAGATCGGCACCGAAGAGATCCCGTCGAGGTTCGTTATCCCGGCGCTTGAGAAGATGAGAGAACTGTTCACCGCGCTTCTTGCCTCGGGGCGCGTTGCATCGCGCGGTGATCTGAAGGTCTACGGCACGCCGCGGCGGCTTGTCCTGTACGTTCCCGAGATGGACGAGCGCCAGGCGGATATTTCGAAGGAAGTGACCGGCCCTCCGCGAAAAATCGCTTTTGACGCAGAAGGCAATCCCACAAAAGCGGCGACCGTGTTCGCGGGGAAAAACGGCATCCCGGTGAGCGCGCTCGCGATCAAGAACACGGACAAAGGCGAATACGTGGTGGCGCGCATCGATGAAAAGGGCGGGGACACGGCAGCATGGCTCAAACAGGCGCTGCCGGGGTTCATCCTTTCCATCCCGTTCCAGAAGACCATGCGCTGGATGGACAAGGACATCCGGTTCGCCCGGCCCATCCACTGGGTGCTTGCCCTGTGGGGCGGTTCCGTGGTGGACTTCGAGCTGGGCGGAATCAGGAGCGGCAGCCTTTCACGCGGCCACCGGTTCATGAGTCCCGGCGCGTTCCTGGTCAAGGATTTCAAGTCCTATGCTGCGCAGATCGAACCGAACTTTGTCGTGATCGATCCCGAGGTGCGGAAACAGCGGATCATAACGCAGATACAGGACCTCGCGAAAGCACAGGGCGGTGCGGTGCTCGATGACCCGGGCCTGGTGGACGAGGTGGCGAATCTTGTGGAGTTTCCGGTCGCGGTCATGGGTACGTTCAACAAGGATTACCTCAGGGTGCCGAAAGAGGTCCTGATCATGGCCATGCGCGAGCACCAGCGGTATTTCAGCGTGGTAGCCCCTGATGGCAGCCTGCTGCCATGCTTTATCACGATCAGCAACACGCGGGCCGAGGACATGGAGATCATTCGTGCCGGGAACGAGCGTGTGCTCGCGGCGCGACTTTCGGACGCGGCCTATTTTTTTGATCATGACTCACGAATACCGCTGCATCAACACGTTGAAGGGCTCAATAAGGTCACCTATCAGGAGAAACTCGGTACGACCTTTGACAAGACCATGCGCGTAAAGACCCTTTCAGCGTACCTCGCGGGGCTTTTTAACTCGGATGTCAAGGTGGCCGAGCGGGCCGCCGAACTGTGCAAGGCCGATCTGCTGACCGGCGTGGTGGGGGAGTTCCCCAAACTCCAGGGTGTGATGGGCAGGCAGTATGCCCTCCTTTCAGGAGAAGATCCGAGGGTGGCTGACGCGATTCTTGAACATTACCTGCCTCGTTTCGCGGGCGACAAACTGCCCGGGACGCTTGAAGGAGTCTGTGTCGGGATCGCGGACCGGATCGATACGATCACGGGTTGTTTCTCCGTTGGTCTTATCCCGAGCGGGTCCGAAGACCCCTATGGCCTTCGAAGGCAGTCCGTCGCCATTCTGAACATGCTGCTCGAGCGCGGACTGCGGTTGTCGCTGGCCGATCTCATAGCCGAGGCGTGCAAGGCATACGACCTCGCGAAGCAGGATAAGTCCCGTGTCGGCTCAGACACGCTCGATTTCTTCCGTCAAAGGGTTGCCGGCATCCTTTCCGCGGAGGGCATCCGCTCCGACGTGGTGGATGCGGCGTTGTCGGTCGGATTCGACGACCCGCTTATCGCGCGGGAGAAGGTGCGGGCGCTTGACGGCCTCAGGATGTCGGAAGATTATCAACCGCTGGTCACGGCGCTCAAGCGGGCGGGAAATATCCTGCCGAAGGATTTTACTGGCACGGTCAAGAAGAGCGTCCTCAAACTGGACGCCGAGAAGGCCCTCCACGCGGCGTTCACGGAGATCAAGGACCGGGTGAAGGAGAAGACGGCGAAGCTCGATTTCCGGGGGGCGCTCGCCGACATCGCGTCGCTCAGGAGGCCGGTTGACGACTTCTTTGATACGGTCATGGTCATGGACAAGGACGACGAAGTGAAAGAGAACCGCCTGGCGCTTCTCGCCGGCGTTACGGGGCTTTTCGCCGGGATCGCGGATTTCTCGCGGCTGGTGCTGGGAACGGAAGAAACGAAGAATAC
- the ptsP gene encoding phosphoenolpyruvate--protein phosphotransferase: MTHEKIYRGIVASPGIVIGRAYLLDRRKVVVAGRRIEEVSVKDEVARFKKAVEVSKAQLEDLKKRFTKDIGKSHRYILETHIMLLEDKMLVDGSIKRIKESYLNAEGALKETITEIGLKFDTIEDEYLRERKQDIEQVGERVLRNLVGYKQESLADISQEAIIIAHDLAPTDTLMMRKDKILGFATDAGSRTSHTAILARSLGIPATVGLENITAAVKTGDAIILDGIHGVVITAPEEDTFLDYLKKQQKYKYFEKDLEKIKSLPAETLDGHVVQLQGNIELPEEVASAADHGGTGIGLYRTEFLFLNRTTLPTEEEHYKAYRHVVEKAAPYEVVIRTLDVGGDKIGLLGGFDKEANPALGLRAIRFCLQNRDIFKAQLRGLLRATAHGNIKILLPMISGLPELYETKKIMESVKAELREEGKAFNEKVQIGVMIEIPSAALIADLLAREVSFFSVGTNDLIQYTLAIDRQNEHVAYMYEPLDPAVLRLLQRVSEAAHHAGITLAMCGEMAGDPLYAAILLGMGFQHLSMNVAAIPWVKKVVRSVRMQDAVELASLVMQQPTAALARKTAENFMSERFPDLAAEL; encoded by the coding sequence ATGACGCACGAAAAAATCTACAGAGGTATTGTAGCATCGCCGGGTATCGTGATCGGCAGGGCGTACCTCCTCGACCGTCGCAAAGTGGTGGTGGCGGGCCGGAGGATCGAGGAAGTCAGCGTCAAGGATGAGGTGGCGCGGTTCAAGAAGGCGGTGGAGGTATCCAAGGCCCAGCTCGAGGACCTTAAAAAGCGCTTCACCAAGGACATCGGCAAGTCCCACCGCTATATTCTTGAAACGCACATCATGCTGCTCGAGGACAAGATGCTCGTTGACGGCTCGATCAAGCGCATTAAGGAGTCGTATCTGAACGCCGAAGGCGCGCTCAAGGAAACGATCACTGAAATCGGGCTTAAGTTCGACACGATCGAGGATGAGTATCTTCGAGAGCGCAAGCAGGACATTGAACAGGTGGGCGAGCGGGTCCTCCGTAATCTCGTCGGTTATAAGCAGGAGAGCCTTGCCGACATCAGTCAAGAGGCCATAATCATCGCCCATGACCTCGCGCCGACCGACACCCTGATGATGCGGAAGGACAAAATCCTCGGTTTCGCCACCGATGCCGGCAGCCGGACGTCGCATACCGCCATCCTTGCGCGATCACTCGGCATCCCCGCCACGGTGGGCCTTGAGAACATCACGGCGGCGGTCAAGACCGGCGACGCAATCATTCTTGACGGTATTCACGGCGTTGTGATCACCGCCCCCGAAGAAGATACGTTTCTCGACTATCTCAAGAAGCAGCAGAAATACAAATATTTTGAAAAGGACCTCGAAAAGATCAAGTCGCTGCCCGCCGAGACACTTGATGGTCATGTGGTCCAGCTCCAGGGCAATATCGAACTGCCGGAGGAAGTGGCATCAGCGGCGGACCACGGCGGCACCGGCATCGGTCTCTACCGCACGGAGTTTCTGTTCCTGAACAGGACGACTTTGCCGACCGAGGAGGAACATTACAAAGCCTACCGCCATGTCGTGGAGAAGGCGGCCCCCTATGAGGTGGTGATCCGCACGCTCGACGTGGGCGGGGACAAGATCGGACTGCTCGGCGGTTTCGACAAGGAGGCGAACCCCGCGCTCGGGCTGCGCGCGATCCGTTTCTGCCTCCAGAATCGCGATATCTTCAAGGCCCAGCTGCGCGGGCTCCTCAGGGCGACGGCCCACGGGAATATCAAGATCCTCCTCCCGATGATCTCCGGCCTGCCCGAACTGTATGAGACCAAGAAGATCATGGAGTCCGTGAAGGCGGAACTCAGGGAGGAAGGCAAGGCGTTCAACGAGAAGGTCCAGATAGGCGTTATGATCGAGATACCATCAGCCGCCTTGATCGCCGATCTTCTCGCCCGGGAAGTCAGCTTCTTCAGTGTGGGCACGAACGATCTGATCCAGTACACGCTTGCGATCGACCGCCAGAACGAGCACGTGGCATATATGTACGAGCCGCTCGATCCTGCCGTGCTCCGGCTGCTCCAGCGGGTGTCCGAGGCCGCGCACCACGCCGGCATCACCCTCGCGATGTGCGGAGAGATGGCAGGGGATCCGTTGTACGCCGCGATCCTTCTCGGCATGGGGTTCCAGCACCTGAGCATGAACGTGGCCGCGATCCCTTGGGTAAAAAAGGTGGTCAGATCGGTCCGCATGCAGGACGCCGTCGAACTTGCGTCGCTCGTCATGCAGCAGCCCACGGCCGCCCTGGCCAGAAAAACGGCTGAAAACTTCATGAGCGAACGGTTCCCCGATCTGGCAGCGGAATTGTAA
- a CDS encoding PTS sugar transporter subunit IIC, which produces MPIFDLPMILTIAGIALAGGLVGLDRTAVGQFMISQPIVVGPLTGWMLGDPGAGVVVGVVLELIWVLDMPIGSFVPADATISTVSATAIAALGSPGEASLPVIGFSLLLTAAMVPATMKADGIVRHWNSRLADALVTGPGPYPGRALVHAHLSGLPVFFLKSFVLLLVFLPAGIAAVSAFNHMPERVHRAMSLFVKLLPLVGAALVVGKLSMRTVDLFFFSGFMIAALAGLLFHAPALIIILLTVTGGWLGARYRERRS; this is translated from the coding sequence ATGCCGATATTCGATTTACCTATGATCCTCACGATTGCGGGCATCGCGCTGGCCGGCGGACTCGTCGGGCTTGACCGGACCGCGGTTGGACAATTCATGATCTCGCAACCTATCGTTGTCGGCCCCCTGACGGGATGGATGCTCGGTGATCCGGGCGCGGGTGTTGTCGTGGGCGTCGTTCTTGAGCTCATCTGGGTGCTTGATATGCCGATCGGCTCTTTTGTGCCTGCGGATGCAACGATCAGCACGGTGTCCGCGACTGCGATCGCGGCGCTGGGGAGCCCGGGGGAAGCGTCACTGCCGGTCATCGGATTCAGTCTTCTCCTGACCGCGGCGATGGTGCCGGCAACCATGAAGGCCGACGGCATCGTCAGGCACTGGAACTCGCGGCTGGCCGACGCGCTCGTCACCGGCCCGGGACCGTATCCCGGACGCGCGCTGGTCCACGCACACCTGTCCGGACTCCCGGTATTTTTTCTGAAGTCATTTGTATTGTTGCTGGTGTTCCTGCCGGCGGGCATTGCAGCGGTATCAGCGTTTAATCATATGCCGGAGCGTGTTCACCGGGCAATGTCCCTGTTCGTGAAACTTCTTCCCCTGGTTGGGGCGGCGCTGGTGGTGGGCAAACTTTCCATGAGAACGGTCGATCTTTTCTTTTTCAGCGGGTTCATGATAGCGGCGCTGGCCGGGCTGCTCTTCCATGCCCCGGCGCTTATTATCATACTGCTTACCGTGACCGGCGGGTGGTTGGGGGCACGATACCGTGAACGACGTTCATAA
- a CDS encoding HPr family phosphocarrier protein → MKKKDLLIENKLGLHARAAAQIVKCASAFVSKITLVKDGLEVDGKSIMGIMMLAAAKGSTILLHAHGEDEDLAVEGMENLFKHKFGEKE, encoded by the coding sequence ATGAAGAAAAAAGATCTGTTGATCGAGAATAAATTGGGACTCCATGCACGGGCCGCGGCCCAGATCGTGAAGTGTGCGAGCGCGTTCGTGTCCAAGATTACGCTGGTCAAGGACGGTCTCGAAGTGGACGGCAAGAGCATTATGGGAATCATGATGCTTGCCGCGGCCAAAGGGAGCACCATACTGCTTCACGCGCATGGAGAAGACGAGGATCTCGCCGTGGAAGGGATGGAGAACCTGTTCAAGCACAAGTTTGGGGAGAAAGAATAA